One window of the Pyxicephalus adspersus chromosome 5, UCB_Pads_2.0, whole genome shotgun sequence genome contains the following:
- the EXOC3 gene encoding exocyst complex component 3 isoform X1, with protein sequence MEEPDKEAMATAVQRVAGMLQRPDQLDKVEQYRRREARKKASVEARLKAAIQSQLDGVRTGLNQLHNALNDVKDIQQSLGNVSKDWRQSINTIESLKDVKDAVVQHSQLAAAVENLKNIFSVPEIVKETQDLIEQSALLEAHRKLMDLECSRDDLMYEQYRMDSKNTHDMNLIQNYFGEVQHLSDELAKQLWMVIQRSITTVRKDPTLLVSVVRIIEREEKIDRRMMDRRKQTGFIPPGRPKKWKQKMFDVLDKTIRTRIEGTQAETRESDKMWLVRHLEIIRRYVLDDLIIVKNLMVQCFPPSYNIFSKVLELYHSALASRIQELASEDLEANEIVSILTWVLNTYCSSEMMGNIDLVPEVDVTLLKPLLSVKIVDQLLDKYMATLQFNIIAWLRKALETDKKDWDKDTEPEADQDGYYQTTLPAIVFQMFEQNLQVAAQISEELKKKVLHLCLQQMNTFLNRYSEQAQLYKEEHLKNRQLPACYVQYMIAIINNCQTFKESIVSLKRKYLSEEDVLAFGSTNMDSILDNIANEGCKSLLDEVFLDLEQHLNELMTRKWLGGSNSVDTICVTLEDYFNDFAKIKPHYKRKMTVKAHRKVVTEYLKAIMQRRICFRNAEERKEGAERMIKEAEQFKFLFKRLTSGFNEETDGLCDTITDIAEVIKLTDPSLLYLEVSTLVTRYPDLRDDHIASLLAMRGDASREMKQTIIETVEQSQRQQSLKYKPIFKDIIVPSLTTLSVPKLLK encoded by the exons ATGGAGGAGCCAGACAAGGAGGCAATGGCCACTGCAGTTCAACGTGTAGCCGGAATGCTTCAGAGACCAGATCAGCTGGATAAAGTAGAGCAGTATCGAAGACGGGAGGCCCGGAAAAAAGCATCTGTTGAGGCCAGGCTGAAA GCAGCTATTCAGTCACAACTTGATGGTGTGAGAACAGGTTTAAACCAACTTCACAACGCCCTGAATGATGTCAAAGACATCCAGCAGTCCTTGGGAAATGTTAGCAAGGACTGGAGGCAGAGCATTAATACTATTGAAAGCTTAAAGGATGTAAAAGATGCTGTGGTTCAGCATAGTCAGCTGGCAGCAGCAGTGGaaaatcttaaaaacattttctcag TCCCAGAAATTGTAAAAGAGACTCAAGATCTTATTGAACAAAGTGCACTTCTAGAAGCGCATCGTAAATTAATGGACCTGGAGTGTTCTAGGGATGACCTCATGTATGAACAATACCGTATGGATAGCAAAAACACCCATGACATGAATcttattcaaaattattttggaGAAGTACAACATCTGTCTGATGAGCTGGCCAAACAGCTGTGGATGGTTATACAGAGATCCATTACCACTGTTCGCAAAGATCCTACCCTGCTTGTGTCAGTAGTTCGCATtatagagagagaagaaaagattGATAGACGCATGATGGATAGAAGGAAACAAACTGGATTTATTCCACCGGGAAGACCCAAGAAGTGGAAGCAAAAAATGTTTGACGTTCTTGATAAGACAATTAGAACAAGAATTGAGGGCACTCAGGCAGAGACAAGAGAATCTGATAAAATGTGGTTGGTGCGTCATTTGGAAATCATTCGTCGTTATGTGTTGGATGATCTTATTATAGTCAAAAACTTGATGGTGCAGTGCTTTCCTCCTTCATACAACATATTCAGTAAAGTTTTGGAACTGTACCACTCTGCATTGGCTTCTCGAATCCAAGAGTTGGCTTCGGAAGATCTTGAAGCCAATGAAATTGTCAGCATCCTTACTTGGGTTTTGAACACCTACTGCAG TTCTGAAATGATGGGAAATATAGATTTGGTTCCAGAAGTAGATGTGACATTACTTAAACCACTTCTCTCTGTGAAAATAGTGGATCAGCTTCTGGATAAGTATATGGCAACTCTCCAA TTCAATATTATTGCTTGGTTGAGAAAAGCATtagaaacagataaaaaagaCTGGGATAAAGATACAGAACCTGAAGCTGACCAGGATGGCTACTACCAAACCACATTGCCAGCCATTGTTTTTCag ATGTTTGAGCAGAACCTTCAGGTAGCTGCTCAGATTAGTGAAGAATTGAAGAAAAAGGTTTTGCATTTGTGCCTCCAgcaaatgaatacatttcttaacAG ATACAGTGAACAAGCTCAACTCTATAAAGAAGAACACCTGAAAAACCGACAACTTCCTGCCTGCTATGTCCAGTATATGATtgccattattaataattgccAAACGTTTAA AGAATCTATTGTAAGTCTGAAAAGAAAATACTTAAGTGAAGAGGATGTTTTGGCATTTGGCTCAACAAATATGGACTCCATTTTAGACAACATTGCAAACGAGGGATGCAAAAGTTTGTTGGATGAAGTTTTCCTAGATTTAGAG CAACATCTGAATGAACTAATGACAAGGAAATGGCTTGGAGGATCTAACTCTGTAGATACCATATGTGTCACCTTAGAGGACTATTTCAATGACTTTGCAAAAATCAAACCCCATTACAAACGG AAAATGACCGTTAAAGCTCACAGGAAGGTAGTAACGGAATACCTCAAGGCAATCATGCAGAGACGTATTTGTTTCAGAAATGCAGAAGAGCGTAAAGAAGGAGCAGAACGTATGATTAAGGAAGCAGAGcagttcaagtttttatttaaacGCCTGACTTCT ggatttaaTGAGGAAACAGATGGGCTGTGTGACACCATAACAGATATTGCAGAAGTGATAAAGCTTACAGACCCTTCACTTCTTTATCTGGAAGTTTCCACACTGGTCACTAGATATCCAGATCTCCG agATGATCACATAGCCTCACTGCTAGCAATGCGAGGAGATGCAAGCCGAGAAATGAAGCAAACCATTATAGAAACTGTGGAGCAAAGTCAGAGACaacaaagtttaaaatacaaaccAATTTTTAAAGACATAATTGTTCCAAGCCTGACAACTTTAAGTGTTCCCAAACTTCTTAAGTAA
- the EXOC3 gene encoding exocyst complex component 3 isoform X2, whose amino-acid sequence MDLECSRDDLMYEQYRMDSKNTHDMNLIQNYFGEVQHLSDELAKQLWMVIQRSITTVRKDPTLLVSVVRIIEREEKIDRRMMDRRKQTGFIPPGRPKKWKQKMFDVLDKTIRTRIEGTQAETRESDKMWLVRHLEIIRRYVLDDLIIVKNLMVQCFPPSYNIFSKVLELYHSALASRIQELASEDLEANEIVSILTWVLNTYCSSEMMGNIDLVPEVDVTLLKPLLSVKIVDQLLDKYMATLQFNIIAWLRKALETDKKDWDKDTEPEADQDGYYQTTLPAIVFQMFEQNLQVAAQISEELKKKVLHLCLQQMNTFLNRYSEQAQLYKEEHLKNRQLPACYVQYMIAIINNCQTFKESIVSLKRKYLSEEDVLAFGSTNMDSILDNIANEGCKSLLDEVFLDLEQHLNELMTRKWLGGSNSVDTICVTLEDYFNDFAKIKPHYKRKMTVKAHRKVVTEYLKAIMQRRICFRNAEERKEGAERMIKEAEQFKFLFKRLTSGFNEETDGLCDTITDIAEVIKLTDPSLLYLEVSTLVTRYPDLRDDHIASLLAMRGDASREMKQTIIETVEQSQRQQSLKYKPIFKDIIVPSLTTLSVPKLLK is encoded by the exons ATGGACCTGGAGTGTTCTAGGGATGACCTCATGTATGAACAATACCGTATGGATAGCAAAAACACCCATGACATGAATcttattcaaaattattttggaGAAGTACAACATCTGTCTGATGAGCTGGCCAAACAGCTGTGGATGGTTATACAGAGATCCATTACCACTGTTCGCAAAGATCCTACCCTGCTTGTGTCAGTAGTTCGCATtatagagagagaagaaaagattGATAGACGCATGATGGATAGAAGGAAACAAACTGGATTTATTCCACCGGGAAGACCCAAGAAGTGGAAGCAAAAAATGTTTGACGTTCTTGATAAGACAATTAGAACAAGAATTGAGGGCACTCAGGCAGAGACAAGAGAATCTGATAAAATGTGGTTGGTGCGTCATTTGGAAATCATTCGTCGTTATGTGTTGGATGATCTTATTATAGTCAAAAACTTGATGGTGCAGTGCTTTCCTCCTTCATACAACATATTCAGTAAAGTTTTGGAACTGTACCACTCTGCATTGGCTTCTCGAATCCAAGAGTTGGCTTCGGAAGATCTTGAAGCCAATGAAATTGTCAGCATCCTTACTTGGGTTTTGAACACCTACTGCAG TTCTGAAATGATGGGAAATATAGATTTGGTTCCAGAAGTAGATGTGACATTACTTAAACCACTTCTCTCTGTGAAAATAGTGGATCAGCTTCTGGATAAGTATATGGCAACTCTCCAA TTCAATATTATTGCTTGGTTGAGAAAAGCATtagaaacagataaaaaagaCTGGGATAAAGATACAGAACCTGAAGCTGACCAGGATGGCTACTACCAAACCACATTGCCAGCCATTGTTTTTCag ATGTTTGAGCAGAACCTTCAGGTAGCTGCTCAGATTAGTGAAGAATTGAAGAAAAAGGTTTTGCATTTGTGCCTCCAgcaaatgaatacatttcttaacAG ATACAGTGAACAAGCTCAACTCTATAAAGAAGAACACCTGAAAAACCGACAACTTCCTGCCTGCTATGTCCAGTATATGATtgccattattaataattgccAAACGTTTAA AGAATCTATTGTAAGTCTGAAAAGAAAATACTTAAGTGAAGAGGATGTTTTGGCATTTGGCTCAACAAATATGGACTCCATTTTAGACAACATTGCAAACGAGGGATGCAAAAGTTTGTTGGATGAAGTTTTCCTAGATTTAGAG CAACATCTGAATGAACTAATGACAAGGAAATGGCTTGGAGGATCTAACTCTGTAGATACCATATGTGTCACCTTAGAGGACTATTTCAATGACTTTGCAAAAATCAAACCCCATTACAAACGG AAAATGACCGTTAAAGCTCACAGGAAGGTAGTAACGGAATACCTCAAGGCAATCATGCAGAGACGTATTTGTTTCAGAAATGCAGAAGAGCGTAAAGAAGGAGCAGAACGTATGATTAAGGAAGCAGAGcagttcaagtttttatttaaacGCCTGACTTCT ggatttaaTGAGGAAACAGATGGGCTGTGTGACACCATAACAGATATTGCAGAAGTGATAAAGCTTACAGACCCTTCACTTCTTTATCTGGAAGTTTCCACACTGGTCACTAGATATCCAGATCTCCG agATGATCACATAGCCTCACTGCTAGCAATGCGAGGAGATGCAAGCCGAGAAATGAAGCAAACCATTATAGAAACTGTGGAGCAAAGTCAGAGACaacaaagtttaaaatacaaaccAATTTTTAAAGACATAATTGTTCCAAGCCTGACAACTTTAAGTGTTCCCAAACTTCTTAAGTAA